TCGGTGGCGCTCGCCAGGAATGCGATTCCCCTCGCCGTCTGCATCGCGATCGCCGCCACCGGCTTCGTGCTGCTGGCCTGGTTCCGGGCGCCGCTGGCAGTCGTGATCGCCATGCTCGGCGGCCTCGGCTGCGTGCTGGCCTGGCGCGGGCTCAAGCCATGAACACGCCCGCCCTCGTATTCGGCTGGCACGACTGGCTCAATCTGTTCGTCCACTTCCTGATGCTGTCCATGATGTCGCTGGGCGGCGCGATCTCGACCACGTCCGAGATGCAGCGCTATCTGGTCGAGCGCCAGGGCTGGCTGAGCCAGACCCAGTTCGCCGACTCCGTGGCTTTGGCCCAATCGTCGCCGGGACCGAACGTGCTCTTCGTGGCCCTGCTCGGCTGGAACGTCGGGCTCAATACCGGCAGCATGACGGCCGCGCTGGCCGGAGTCGCGATCTCCATGATCGGCATCATGCTGCCCTCGACCGTGTTTACTTACCAGGTGGCGCAATGGGCGCACCGCAACCGCACGCTGCGCGCGGTGCGCGCCTTCAAGCAGGGCATGGCGCCGCTGGTGATCGCCATGCTGCTATCCACCGCCTGGCTGCTGGCCACCGGCGGCGGCAAAGGCGGCGAGCACAACGACAACTGGCCCCTGTGGCTGCTGACGGCGGTCACCGCCATCGTCGTCTGGCGCACCCGGCTGCACCTGCTGTGGATGCTGGCGGCGGGGGCATTGCTCGGCGCACTGGGCGTGGTCTAGGGGCAGCCGGACAGCAACCAATTGGTGCTGCCTCGTGCACTCAACCGCACCTCAGCAGTATCTCTAACGGTTTTTTTTCGATTATCGAATCGCGCGCCAGCATCCGCACACGCCATCTCATGCGTTTTGCGGTTTAGGGTAATAGAAAATCCCCGACAGATAGATGATTGCAACAACCAGCATCAGTATTCGATTGGAGATAAGACAAACGAGAATTGGGAAAAGCGAAATGCCTTGGAACAACCAGTGCTTGAAGAAATTTCTCTCAAATTTTTGCCGTCGACTTGCGCGATAATTCGCGTCTATCATGCATGTCAATGTCACGAAGGACACGGTCAGCAGGCTCATGAGTGCGCTAGGTAGCAGTGTTTTCGTGGCATCTTCGTAGAAAAGCGAGAACGGCTCATCCGCGATAATACATGTGGAGACGAACCCTAATAAGCTCAGCGTATAAAGAACATACAGCCCAGCTCTCGCCGATGCATAGCTGTCACGACTGATATTCCAAGCACTATAGAAAATTCGTCTGGGCTTCCATGCCATCGCGAGAGCAGTCACGAGGCATAGCATCTTGATCACGGTATCCATGCACTTCTCCTTTGCAGGAGATTGTACTGGCGAAATTTCCGCAAAGCAATATTATTGCCTGTTTAAACGTATTCCGTTCATGCGAAATGTGACGCGACTTCCAGATTGAGAAATGAATGACTTCGCTGTACGTAAGATTTAACCATTGAAGAATGTCTTTCCTCTACCTTTCATCACTTCTTGGCGGAAAATTGCAGGCGGCAGCAAAACGTTGCGTGGCCACTGGTTTGGCACTGCGTGCCGAGACGCGGCATACTGACGCTATCCGAAACTCCCAACGTTACCAAGATGCCCCAACTCCTGAATGAACACGCCTGCTTCGGCGGCGTGCAGCGCTTCTACCAGCACGACTCGGCCGCCATCGGCCTGCCGATGAAATTCTCGGTCTACCTGCCGCCGGCGGCCGGCGACAAGCAATTGCTGGTGCTGTTCTACCTGGCCGGCCTGACCTGCACCGAAGAAACCTTCATGATCAAGGCCGGCGCCCAGCGCCTGGCCAGCGAACTGGGCATCATCCTGGTCGCGCCCGACACCAGCCCGCGCGGCGCCAACGTCCCGGGCGAAACGGACAGCTGGGACTTCGGCACCGGCGCCGGCTTCTACCTCGACGCCACCCAGGAACCGTGGGCGCGCCACTACCGCATGCACAGCTATCTGCTGGAACTGCACGCGCTGGTGCTGGCCACCTTCCAGGCCGATCCGGGCCGGGTCGGCATCTTCGGCCACTCGATGGGCGGCCACGGCGCGCTGACCATGGCACTGAAGCACCCTGAATTGTTCCGCTCGGTCTCGGCCTTCGCGCCGATCGCTGCGCCCAGCCGCTGCCCGTGGGGCCAGAAGGCCTTCGACGGCTACCTCGGCGCCGACAAGGACGCCTGGCAGCAGCATGACGCCAGCGCCCTGATGACCGCCCAGGCCAGCGCGCCCTTCCCTGGCGGCATCCTGATCGACCAGGGCCTGGGCGACAAATTCCTGGTCGAGCAACTGTATCCGGAAGCATTCGAGGAAGCCTGCGAAAAGGTCGGCCAGCCGCTGACCCTGCGCCGCCACGCCGGCTACGACCACGGCTATTATTTCATCTCGACCTTCGTCGACGATCACCTGCGCTTCCACGCCCAACAACTGGCGTGAGCCCCGAGCGGCCCGCGTCGCGGGCCGCCAACCTCTCACATCATTCCTCACGGCAAACGAACGACGGTCGTTGCCATCCCTGTGTATGCTGGAAGTTAACAACTTCTTCATCATGCAACAGCTCGAACCGTTCACCGATCGCATCGACGCCGGCAGGCAACTGGCGCAGGCGCTGCAGCACTACGCCGGCCGCGACGACCTGCTCGTGCTGGCGTTGCCGCGCGGCGGCGTGCCGGTCGCCTACCCCATCGCCCAGGCGTTGCGGGCCGAGCTCGACCTGATGCTGGTGCGCAAGCTCGGCTTGCCCAACCAGCCCGAGTTCGCCATGGGCGCCATCGGCAGCGGCGGCGTGCGAGTGCTCCAGGCCGGCGTCCCCGGCCTGATGGGCGTGACCCAGGACGAGGTCGACGCGGTCACGGCCATCGAGCAGGCCGAGCTGGCGCGGCGCGAGCGGCGCTACCGCGGCGATCGTCCGCCGTGCCGGCTCGCGGGACGCTGCGTGATCCTGGTCGACGACGGCATCGCCACCGGATCGACGATGCTGGCCGCGGTCGAGGTCGCCCGCCGCCAGCAGCCGGCGCGGCTGGTGGTGGCGGTGCCGGTGGCGGCCCAGGACGCGCTGGACGCGCTGCGCCCGTCGGTCGACGAGCTGGTCTGCCTGGTGGCCCCGGCCCGTTTTCGCGCGGTCGGGCAGTGGTACCGCAGCTTCGGGCAGACCGGCGATGAAGAAGTGCAAACCCTGCTGGCGCAGTCGCGCGACGCCGCCAGCCAACCCTACCGAGAGGAGCCGAGATGAACGATACGAACGAGACGAACGACACCAACGCACAAGCGATGAACGTGGGTAAATGGATCGGCGCAGCCGTCGCAGGCGCCTTGCTGATGTACGCCTTCGACCCGGAACGCGGCGCCAAGCGCCGCGCCCATGCCCGCGGCGCCCTGCGCGATGCTCGCGACCGCACCGGCGACCGGCTGGAAAACGCCTGGCACAGCGCCGGCGACCGCATCGATTCGGCGCGCCTGCGCGCATCTTCCGCCGCAGCCCGCGCCGGCGAACGCCTGGCCGGGGCGGCCCACGCGGCGGGCGACCGCCTGTCCGACGCCTCGCACCGCACCCGCGACCGCCTGGAACATGCGCGCGATCGCCTGGCCGACGCCTCCTACGAAGCCAAGGAACGCGCGCACGAACTGGCCCACGACGCGCGCGACCGCGCCCGGCATGCCGCCCACGAGGCGCGCGACCGGGTCGAGCATGCCGCACATGAGGCGCGCGAACACGCCGACTACGCCGCCGACAAGGCGCGCGACCGCGCGGATCACGCGGCCGAGCGCGCCCGCGAACGCGCCGACCAGGCCCGCGAACGCCTCGAGCAGAGCGCCTGGAGCCTGAAGGCCGAGGCCCGCTCGCGCGCCCACGCCGCCGGCCACCAGGTGCGCGAATGGACCGACCACCTGAGCCAGGTGTTCGGCTCGCGCAGCCCGACCCTCACCAATTCGGCCCTGCTCGGGACCGGCGCCCTAGGCTTGGTCGGCTTGGTGCGGCGCTCGCCGGCCGTCGCCCTGCTCGGCCTGGGCGCGCTGGCGGTGCTGCTGCGCAGCGACCGCGGCCGCCACCTGGTCGACTCGCTGCGCCATCGCGGCGCCGCCAGCCAGGTCGAGGTCGAGAACGCGATCCACATCGACGCCGCGCCGAAGGACGTGTTCGACGCCTGGTCCGAAGTCGAGAACTTCCCGCGCTTCATGTCGCACGTGACCGAGGTGCGCGACCTGGGCCACCGCCGCTCGCACTGGGTGGTGCGCGGCCCCGGCGGCATGGAGTACGCCTGGAACGCGGTCATGACCGAGCAGTCGCGTCCCGACCGCCTGTCGTGGCGCAGCGAGCCGGGTTCCGAGATCGCGCAGGAAGGCACCGTCACCTTCGAGCCGTCCGCCGGCGGCACCCGCGTCACGGTGCGCATGACCTATGCGCCGCCGGCCGGCGCGCTGGGCCACGGCATCGCGCGCATGCTGGGCGCCGACCCGCAGCGCCAGATGGACGACGACCTGGCGCGCATGAAGCAGTTCATCGAGCGCGGCGGCGCCCACTACGCCACCCAGCAGGCGGCGCCGAGCCACAGCTTCCTGCACTGACGTGGCCATCATCGGCACTGCCGCCCTCGACGCGGTGCGTCAGGCCGCCCGCCCGCTCACGGGCGCGGCGGACGACTACGACGCGCTGCTCGACATGGTCGGCAATGCCCGCTTCGTGCTGCTGGGGGAAGCCACCCACGGCAGCCACGAGTTCTATGCGGAGCGGGCCCGCATCACCCGCCGCCTGGTCGAAGAAAAAGGGTTTACGGCGGTGGCGGTCGAAGCCGATTGGCCCGATGCCTGGCGGGTCGACCGCTATGTGCGCGGCCAGGGCGCGGACCCGGATGGCCGTGCCGCCCTGTCGGGCTTCGAACGCTTTCCGGCCTGGATGTGGCGCAATACCGCGGTGCTCGACTTCGTCGAGTGGCTGCGGGGCCATAACGCGGGCCTGGGCAGCGATGGAGTCAAGACCGGCTTCTATGGCCTGGACCTGTACAGCATGTACACCTCGATCCACGAAGTGCTGCGCTACCTGGACCAGGTGGATCCGAACGCCGCGCGCGAGGCGCGCAAGGTGTATGCCTGCTTCGACCACTACGACCGCGACAGCCAGCAATACGGCTACGCGGCCAGTTTCGGCATGTCGCCGTCGTGCGAGCAGGGCGCGCTCGACACCCTGCGCAAGCTGCAGCAACGCGCCTTCGACTACGTGCAGGCCGACGGCGCCGACGACGCCTATTTCTACGCCCAGCAGAATGCGCGCCTGGTCAAGAATGCCGAAGAATACTACCGTACCATGTTCAAGGGCCGCGTCTCGTCCTGGAACCTGCGCGACAGCCACATGGCCGAGACGCTGGACGCGGTGGCCCGCCACCTGTCGCAGGGCGGCAAGCCGGCCCGCATCGTGGTGTGGGAACACAATTCGCATATCGGCGACGCGCGCGCCACCGAGATCGGACGCCAGGGCGAATGGACGCTGGGCGAGCTGGCGCGCAAGGCCCATGGCCAGGATGCCGTGCTGGTCGGCTTCACCACCTATGAAGGCCGGGTCACGGCGGCCTCGGAATGGGATGGCGAGGGCCTGCACAAGCACGTGCGCCCGGCGCTACGCAACAGCTACGAACACCTGCTGCACCTGACCGGCATCGAACGCTTCTTCCTGCCGCTGCGCGAACCGTCGCCGGCGCGCACTGCGCTGATGGAAGAGCGGCTGGAGCGCGCGATCGGCGTGCTGTACCTGCCGCGCAGCGAGCGCCAAAGCCATTATTTCATGGCCCAGCTGCCGCGCCAGTTCGACGCCGTGATCCACATCGACCGCACCACGGCGGTGGAGCCGCTCGATGCGGGCAGCGGCTGGCATACGGGCGAGCCGCCGGAGACGTATCCGGGCGGGTTGTAACGCGTGCACGTCGTTCCCGCGCAGGCGGGAACCCAAGTTTGCATGCATCGCGATACCGCACGCAGGACTTGGGTCCCCGCCTTCGCGGGGACGACGTGCGGGCGCGCAGGCGTCGGCTGGTTCATGCAACAGGCTCAGGCAGCAGGGTCTCGCCCACCCACTACATACCGATCCCGCCCCCCCTCCTTGGCGGCATACAAAGCCCCATCCGCCGCCGCCAGCAACCCATCTTCATCCTGTCCCGGCCGCCACAGTGCAACGCCGACGCTGGCCGATACCGCCAGCATCCCGGCCCCGGTCGCGAACGGCGCGCGCATCGCGGCCACGATCTTGGCTGCGATGCCCTCGGCTTCCTCGCGGCTGTCGATCTCTTCCAGGATCACCACGAACTCGTCGCCCGACAGGCGCGCCGGGGTGTCGCTGGCGCGCACGCAGGCGCGCAGGCGCTCGCCGAATTCCCTGAGCACCTCGTCGCCCACGCCATGGCCATGGCTGTCGTTGATGCGCTTGAAATGGTCGACGTCGAGATAGGCCAGCGCCGGCGCCCGGCCGTGACGCGCCGCGCGCGCCAGCACCGACTGCAGGGTTTCATTGAAGCTGCGGCGGTTGGCCAGGCCGGTCAGGGTGTCGACCCGCGCCAGCCGGGTCAGTTGCTCCTCGACTTCCTTCACGTGCGTCATGTCGTGCTTGAGCGCGTACACGCCGGCCACGCTGCCGTCCGGCTGCAGGTCGGGGATGTAGACGCCCTCCAGCACACGCGGCGCGCCCTGGATCAGCAGCCGCATCTGGCAGGTGGTGGCGTGGCCGGCGAACGCGCCTTCCAGGCTGGCGGCGCCCTGGCGCGAGGCGTCCTCGCCCATCAGCTCGGCGATCGACATCCCCACCAGATTCTCCGGCGTCACCCCGAACCAGCGCTCGAAGGTCGCGTTGCCGAAGCGGAAGCGCTGCTCGCGGTCGAGATAGGCGATCAGCACCGGCAGGTTGTCGGTGATCAGGCGCAGCCGCTTCTCGCTCGCCGCGCGCAGGCCCTCGGCATTCTCGCGCTCGGCCATCAGCTGGTAGAAGGCGTTGCCCAGTTCGCCGATCTCGTCGCGCCGGGCGTCGTGCAGCACCGCGATGTCGGCGCCCTCGTGGCGGATCGCGCGGATGCTGTCGCGCAGCCGCTGCAGCGGCGCCAGCAGCCGGAACACCACGGCCCAGGCCAGCACGCCGGACGCCAGCGCCAGGCCGGTCGCGCCGAAGATGGCGATGCGCCGCATCTGCGCCAGCGGGGCGAATGCTTCCTCGGTCGGATAGCGCGCGCCCAGGATCCAGCCGGTCGTGCGCAGGCGCTGGTAGGCATAGATGGAGGGGCGCCCGTCCAGGCCGGTCGCCTCGGTCCAGCCCTCGAAGCCGTCGATCGCGCGATCCAGGGCCGAGGCCTGCAGGCCGATCGGCTGCGACAGCCGGCGCGGATCGGGATGATCGATCATGACGCCGTCTGGCGTCATCAGGAACAGGTAGCCCGAGCCGCCCGGCTTGAGGGCGCTGATCTGGCGCAGGAAACCGGACGCCCGCAAGTCCATGCTGGCGGTCAGCACGCCTGCCCGCTGGCCGCCGGCGCCGAACACCGGCGCGCTGATGATGACGATCTTGCGGTTCGAGATGCGGCTCAGGATGGGTTGCGACATGAAGCCGTGGCCGGTCTCCATCGGGCGCTCGAAATAATCGCGCCCGGCCGCGTCGAGCCGGCGGTCGTCGCCGAAGGAGCGCAGCGACACCACCTGCTGGCCGCGGGCGTCGACCACGATCAGGTTCAGGTATTCGTGTTTCCAGGTCGTCGCCTGTGCTTCCAGCACACGCCGGGTCGCCGCCGGGTCCCCCGCCGCTGCCTGCGGCAGGCTGGCCGCCAGCGCCTCGATCTGGGCCACGCGCGCCACGATGCGGTCGTCCATGAAAGAGGCGGCGCTGGCCAGCATCGTGTACTGCTGGTCGCCGATCACCGACTTCATGCCGCGCTCGGCCACCGCCAGGGTCGCCAGGGTGGCCAGCAAGGTGGCCGCGAACACCAGGATCGCGGCGACGCAGGCCATGCGAAGCTTCAGGTTCGCCGGCAGGAGGCGCAGGCCGCGTGTAAGCATAGAAGTTTTATAGACTGCAATGCGACAAAGTATTACATACCGCGCCCGGACGACCAAGACGCCTCTCCCGGAAGCGGGACATAATCTGTTCAATAGGCAACAAAGTATGTCTTGCAATACTGTTGAGTTGACGAAAATTCCGCTACGATGGGCAGCTTCATCGCACTGCCCTGGAGAGAAGGTCATGAGTACATTCACCCTGAACGTCAACGGCAAGGCGCAAGCCGTCGACGTCGAAGCCGATACCCCGCTGCTGTGGGCCCTGCGCGATACCCTGGGCCTGGTCGGCACCAAGTACGGCTGCGGCCTGGGCCAGTGCGGCGCCTGCACCGTCCACCTCGACGGCGTGGCCACCCGCGCCTGCGTGCTTCCCGTCTCCGCCATCGGCGCCCAGAAGATCACCACCATCGAAGGCCTCGACGCCAATGCCCGCCATCCACTGCAAGTGGCCTGGCAAGAGCTGGACGTGCCGCAATGCGGCTACTGCCAGTCGGGCCAGATCATGAGCGCCTGTTCGCTGCTCAAGCAGCATCCGAAGCCGACCGACGCCCAGATCGACGAGGCCATGGCCGGCAACCTGTGTCGCTGCGCCACCTATATGCGGATCCGCAAGGGCATCCACCGCGCCGCCGAGATCGCATCGACCGAAAGGAAACCGGCATGACACTCGCCTCCACTT
This portion of the Telluria beijingensis genome encodes:
- a CDS encoding chromate transporter — protein: MNTPALVFGWHDWLNLFVHFLMLSMMSLGGAISTTSEMQRYLVERQGWLSQTQFADSVALAQSSPGPNVLFVALLGWNVGLNTGSMTAALAGVAISMIGIMLPSTVFTYQVAQWAHRNRTLRAVRAFKQGMAPLVIAMLLSTAWLLATGGGKGGEHNDNWPLWLLTAVTAIVVWRTRLHLLWMLAAGALLGALGVV
- the fghA gene encoding S-formylglutathione hydrolase: MPQLLNEHACFGGVQRFYQHDSAAIGLPMKFSVYLPPAAGDKQLLVLFYLAGLTCTEETFMIKAGAQRLASELGIILVAPDTSPRGANVPGETDSWDFGTGAGFYLDATQEPWARHYRMHSYLLELHALVLATFQADPGRVGIFGHSMGGHGALTMALKHPELFRSVSAFAPIAAPSRCPWGQKAFDGYLGADKDAWQQHDASALMTAQASAPFPGGILIDQGLGDKFLVEQLYPEAFEEACEKVGQPLTLRRHAGYDHGYYFISTFVDDHLRFHAQQLA
- a CDS encoding phosphoribosyltransferase yields the protein MLEVNNFFIMQQLEPFTDRIDAGRQLAQALQHYAGRDDLLVLALPRGGVPVAYPIAQALRAELDLMLVRKLGLPNQPEFAMGAIGSGGVRVLQAGVPGLMGVTQDEVDAVTAIEQAELARRERRYRGDRPPCRLAGRCVILVDDGIATGSTMLAAVEVARRQQPARLVVAVPVAAQDALDALRPSVDELVCLVAPARFRAVGQWYRSFGQTGDEEVQTLLAQSRDAASQPYREEPR
- a CDS encoding SRPBCC family protein — its product is MNDTNETNDTNAQAMNVGKWIGAAVAGALLMYAFDPERGAKRRAHARGALRDARDRTGDRLENAWHSAGDRIDSARLRASSAAARAGERLAGAAHAAGDRLSDASHRTRDRLEHARDRLADASYEAKERAHELAHDARDRARHAAHEARDRVEHAAHEAREHADYAADKARDRADHAAERARERADQARERLEQSAWSLKAEARSRAHAAGHQVREWTDHLSQVFGSRSPTLTNSALLGTGALGLVGLVRRSPAVALLGLGALAVLLRSDRGRHLVDSLRHRGAASQVEVENAIHIDAAPKDVFDAWSEVENFPRFMSHVTEVRDLGHRRSHWVVRGPGGMEYAWNAVMTEQSRPDRLSWRSEPGSEIAQEGTVTFEPSAGGTRVTVRMTYAPPAGALGHGIARMLGADPQRQMDDDLARMKQFIERGGAHYATQQAAPSHSFLH
- a CDS encoding erythromycin esterase family protein encodes the protein MAIIGTAALDAVRQAARPLTGAADDYDALLDMVGNARFVLLGEATHGSHEFYAERARITRRLVEEKGFTAVAVEADWPDAWRVDRYVRGQGADPDGRAALSGFERFPAWMWRNTAVLDFVEWLRGHNAGLGSDGVKTGFYGLDLYSMYTSIHEVLRYLDQVDPNAAREARKVYACFDHYDRDSQQYGYAASFGMSPSCEQGALDTLRKLQQRAFDYVQADGADDAYFYAQQNARLVKNAEEYYRTMFKGRVSSWNLRDSHMAETLDAVARHLSQGGKPARIVVWEHNSHIGDARATEIGRQGEWTLGELARKAHGQDAVLVGFTTYEGRVTAASEWDGEGLHKHVRPALRNSYEHLLHLTGIERFFLPLREPSPARTALMEERLERAIGVLYLPRSERQSHYFMAQLPRQFDAVIHIDRTTAVEPLDAGSGWHTGEPPETYPGGL
- a CDS encoding diguanylate cyclase domain-containing protein, which produces MLTRGLRLLPANLKLRMACVAAILVFAATLLATLATLAVAERGMKSVIGDQQYTMLASAASFMDDRIVARVAQIEALAASLPQAAAGDPAATRRVLEAQATTWKHEYLNLIVVDARGQQVVSLRSFGDDRRLDAAGRDYFERPMETGHGFMSQPILSRISNRKIVIISAPVFGAGGQRAGVLTASMDLRASGFLRQISALKPGGSGYLFLMTPDGVMIDHPDPRRLSQPIGLQASALDRAIDGFEGWTEATGLDGRPSIYAYQRLRTTGWILGARYPTEEAFAPLAQMRRIAIFGATGLALASGVLAWAVVFRLLAPLQRLRDSIRAIRHEGADIAVLHDARRDEIGELGNAFYQLMAERENAEGLRAASEKRLRLITDNLPVLIAYLDREQRFRFGNATFERWFGVTPENLVGMSIAELMGEDASRQGAASLEGAFAGHATTCQMRLLIQGAPRVLEGVYIPDLQPDGSVAGVYALKHDMTHVKEVEEQLTRLARVDTLTGLANRRSFNETLQSVLARAARHGRAPALAYLDVDHFKRINDSHGHGVGDEVLREFGERLRACVRASDTPARLSGDEFVVILEEIDSREEAEGIAAKIVAAMRAPFATGAGMLAVSASVGVALWRPGQDEDGLLAAADGALYAAKEGGRDRYVVGGRDPAA
- a CDS encoding (2Fe-2S)-binding protein; its protein translation is MSTFTLNVNGKAQAVDVEADTPLLWALRDTLGLVGTKYGCGLGQCGACTVHLDGVATRACVLPVSAIGAQKITTIEGLDANARHPLQVAWQELDVPQCGYCQSGQIMSACSLLKQHPKPTDAQIDEAMAGNLCRCATYMRIRKGIHRAAEIASTERKPA